The nucleotide window AAACGTTTTTGCCAAGAAGCAGAGCGGTAATAGCATCTTCTAAAATACTTGCATCTTGTGCTTTATATAATTTGCTACCAATCAAGGAGGCGTCAGTGCCAATCTTTGCTTTATTTGTGTCATGTACTTCATTTAGAAGTGTTTGTAGTTTCTCATTTACGGGAAGTTTCATCAGTATCACCATTCATTCCTTTCATCGTGCTTCTGTTATGATAACTTGTTTTGACAGCATGTGCAAAGAAACGAATACGGGTGTAAACATTTTGTAATAGAAAAGAAAAGCAACATGTCTTTTTTCTAGGTGAGAATTTCGGTAGGATAAAAAGGATGTTCAAGTTTTTATGTTAATATAGGTAGAAAAATGAACCTTCTTTTTAGAAGGAAGAGAGGACAGACGATGTGTGGTTGTTGTCTAATAACCTTTCGTGTTATGTAAAGACTGTACGCACCTAGTGAAGCATTCTAGCATTTTTATTTTCTGGCTATTAATATGGCGGAGAAATAATATGCACTTATAGAGTAATAAGAGACAGATAAGGAGAGGAAGAACAGATATGAAGTTTGCTGTAAAAAAAGATCGCTACTTTGTTGGTGCTGCATATGCCTTGGCGCCAATCGGTCTATTGTCTGTTATAATAGGTATCTTTTTAGAAGGGTTCGGGGCATTTTTATTCGTTGCTGCTGGATTATTTGCGGGGATAGCTGGTACATTTTTATTATGGGCGCTTACTCGCTCTTATATAGAACTTAATAATGAATATATCATTCATCACTTTGGGCCACTACAAAGAGCAGTCACATTAGATCGCATTCGCGCCATCCGATATACACGAGATACGTCTTTAGATATGATATGGTCTGCTACACGCTTAGAGCTCTGGCTGTTTCCTCACGATGTTGTAACAATTGGCATGCCTGAGGATGAGGAAGCATTTTTGCATGCGCTTGAACAAAAGATACCTGATATTAATACAAAAGACCGGCACGCAG belongs to Ectobacillus sp. JY-23 and includes:
- a CDS encoding PH domain-containing protein, whose product is MKFAVKKDRYFVGAAYALAPIGLLSVIIGIFLEGFGAFLFVAAGLFAGIAGTFLLWALTRSYIELNNEYIIHHFGPLQRAVTLDRIRAIRYTRDTSLDMIWSATRLELWLFPHDVVTIGMPEDEEAFLHALEQKIPDINTKDRHAAL